GCCGGTGTGGATGCGCTGACCGCCGAGTTCCGTCTCCCGGGAGGCGAACCGGCCGATGAAGTTCTGCGTCGGCGTGTCCTCCCAGAGCACCTCGTTGAGCGCTTGGCCGATGGAGCGGCGACCGCCGGCGAGGGTGACGGCGAAGCGCTCGTCGGTGAGCATCAGCCGGATCGCGTTGCCGATCCAGTACGCCACCGGCTGCTGCGCCGCGGTGAGCACCACCAGGAGGTCCTGCAGGATCTCCTCCTCGGTCATGCCCGCCGGGTGCACCAGCAGCCGCGACGGCAGGTCCGCGCCGGGGTTCTCCTTCTTGCGCTCCACCAGCCGCTTCATCCGCTCCTGGATGCGCTGGTAGGCGCCGACCCCGTCGTCGCTGGCGACGGTGTCGGTGAGGTCCTGGCCCAGCTGGGCCGCCTCGTCGTCACCGAGCCCGAACAGCCGCGCCATCACGCGCAGCGGCATCGGGTGCGCGAACTGCGCCATCAGGTCGGCTTCGCCGCTGCCCGCGAACGAGTCGATCAGCTCGTCGGCGATCTGCTCGCAGATGCCGCGCAGCTCGAACTGGTCGACTTCGTCGAGGGAGTCGCCGAGGGCTCCGGTGCGGCGCTGGTGCTCGGCGCCCTCGGTGAACATCAGCGAGGGCTGGTACCCGACGAACGCCATCAGGCCCCAGTTCTCCGGGACGCGGTCCCACGCGTTCCAGCGCCGGGTGTCGCGCGCGAACAGCTCCGGGTTGCTCTCCACCTGGTGGATCTCCCGGTAGCCGAGCACGAGCCATGCGGGCACGTCGCCTTCGAGCCGCACCGGTGCGACCGGGCCGTACTCGTTGCGCATCTGCCGGTACAGCTGAGCCGGGTTCTGCTGGAACCGCGGGCCGTGCATGGCGATGGGTTCCTTGCCCATCGGGCAGCCCTGGGTGGTGGGATCGGTGGTCGGCCAGATGTCTGGATTGGTCATAGGGAATGAAGCTCCCGAGTTTCCGTTCGGACAGGGAGTAACGACCTGGCGACCGATGCACATCCGGACGCGGTGTCGGCCGGGTCCGGCT
This window of the Saccharopolyspora gloriosae genome carries:
- a CDS encoding cytochrome P450 — its product is MHGPRFQQNPAQLYRQMRNEYGPVAPVRLEGDVPAWLVLGYREIHQVESNPELFARDTRRWNAWDRVPENWGLMAFVGYQPSLMFTEGAEHQRRTGALGDSLDEVDQFELRGICEQIADELIDSFAGSGEADLMAQFAHPMPLRVMARLFGLGDDEAAQLGQDLTDTVASDDGVGAYQRIQERMKRLVERKKENPGADLPSRLLVHPAGMTEEEILQDLLVVLTAAQQPVAYWIGNAIRLMLTDERFAVTLAGGRRSIGQALNEVLWEDTPTQNFIGRFASRETELGGQRIHTGDMLVLGFAAANTDPQVRPDAYSDSVGNNAHMSFGHGEHGCPHPGPEIGAVISRIAIEVLLDRLPDVALAADPDALVWLPSVWMRGLAALPVQFSPSYIVGS